The DNA segment GAAGAAGCGAGTTTTGTTGAACCTACAAACTGTTGCTTAAAAGCAGTCAAAAAAGCCCAGATTGCCCCAGGACAGACTGTTCTGGTAACTGGTGCAGGGCCGATTGGCTTAATGTTTGTCATGTTGGTGAAATATTTCGGGGCAAAAGCGATCGCCACCGATTTGCTACCATCAAGAATAGAAAAAGCCCTCAATGTGGGTGCAGAAGCCGCATTTGATGCCCGTGATCCTGATTTACCAGCCAAAGTTCATGCCCTCACCAATGGACTAGGGGTTGATGTTACTTTGCTAGCTGTCCCCAGTGAAAAAGCCTTCTTTCAAGCTCTAGAATGTACGAGAAAAGGCGGCAAAATCTTGTTTTTCGCCGAATTTCCAGACGAATTAGAAATTCCCATTAACCCAAATATTCTTTATCGTCGAGAAATCGACCTAATGGGCAGTTACAGTTCATCCTATCGCCTCCAAAATCTCTCAGCTGATATCGTCTTTAATCGCCGCATCGATGTGCAAGCATTAATTAGCGATCGCTATCCCCTAAAAGATTTATCAGCCGCAGTAGATCAAGCGATCGCACCCACACCAGAAACTTACAAAATTCTGATTTATCCGAAAATTGGGGATTAGGGACTGGGAACTGGGTATTTTTACCTCTGTCCCATGTCTGTGTTGCTCTATCTCTTGCCCCTTTGTCAATATGGAAATACCAATTACATTACTTTTAGTTGCCCTACTAGCCTTTTATGTAGCTTGGAATCTGGGAGCTAACGATGTCGCTAATGCAATGGGAACATCTGTCGGTTCCAAAGCTATAACTCTCAAGCAAG comes from the Nostoc sp. PCC 7120 = FACHB-418 genome and includes:
- a CDS encoding zinc-dependent dehydrogenase, which codes for MKAQVFRGVNQLSYEEIPLPILEPDEVLVQVQVVGLCQSDIKKIRYPLYEPPRIFGHETAGTIAAVGSQVQGWQVGQRVAVMHHIPCMRCAYCMNENFSMCDVYKNISTTAGFNASGGGFAEYVKVPGHIVENGGLIPIPDGISFEEASFVEPTNCCLKAVKKAQIAPGQTVLVTGAGPIGLMFVMLVKYFGAKAIATDLLPSRIEKALNVGAEAAFDARDPDLPAKVHALTNGLGVDVTLLAVPSEKAFFQALECTRKGGKILFFAEFPDELEIPINPNILYRREIDLMGSYSSSYRLQNLSADIVFNRRIDVQALISDRYPLKDLSAAVDQAIAPTPETYKILIYPKIGD